The DNA region ATCCGTGTAATAGTAATCCCTATATTATTATAATCTACATTTTCGAACCAAACGGCCCTTCAGAGTCGGAAACATAGAATAGGGGGAAAGTACACAAACAATCATTTTTAGGACTTCTATTTAGAGATTAATCATTATTTTTGATCCTGAAAATTTAAACTTAAAATCTTAATTTCATGACAATTCAAGACATTTATTTCCACCGTAGAATCTCCTCATATATTTTATTGGGCCTCAAGATTTATGGAGAGACCCAATGCGTGAAGACTTTTCATCTTATAAGCAATCTAAGGGAGTATTATCATTTTTACCCCGCgttagaaattatttatatttgatagccgaaaaagtatataaaacttgtataatttttatatataacatacataatgtatttacatacaaaaaatatacaaattttatatattttttcggttattatttttatagcggctatacagtgtcattttctcaTTCCAATCAATCTTCTAATCCCGTGAAGCCCACGAATAGTTGGGCAGATGAATTGGACCGGTTGGGCTATTTGAGCTCTATTTTCCTTGTATAAAGATAGGATTGTCCTTAGGGTTTCTCTTCGTCGAGAGGGAGGGCACGCAACAGCATCAGCCATGGTTCTCAAGTAAATTTTTTGCCCGTCTCTTTTACGCTCTTGTTTGTATTTTCTGTGTGTATTTTTAAAAACCTCTAATACAtgccatgatttcttattctacTGTTTGTCGTTGATAAAACTTGGTTGTTTTTTACAAATGATATCTTATGCTCCTTTACATTTACCTAGATTTAGCTTATGGAGAAGAATCAACTATTTTCGGAAACGGTTTAAAATccatatttatatgcatattaaTGTAGATGGGAATCTGTAACTTTGGGGAAATTGTTGCTCGGATGTACAAATAGGAGATATATATAGTCATACGAGGAGCAGAATAAGGTGTAAGCGTAGTGATTTCGGTGATATTTTTGATTATTGAAGGTCTGTAACAAAATCTAAATGTCGATTGGAGCAATTGATATGGGTAAGAGTTTGAGGTATTTGTAATTTTGACTTTTAGGGGAAAATATTCTCATGGAGAGAGCTTATGGAGAAAATGTTGCTTAGGTATAGAAATAGGAATAGCATAAGGTACAAGGTTAGTGGGTTGATTATAATGTATGAGTATTAAAGGTTTGCAACAATGTCGCGACCAAGGGTGTGGCCCGTTGGTCAATAAAGTGGGAGGAGAATTATGAGGTTTTAGATTCAATTCTGAGACAAAAACCACTAGGTGTTTTTCCCCAGATGTgtggatagagttacctggtGCATGTGAGGTAGCAGGTATGTCATAGAATTAGTCGAGATGCGAGCATGCGAGACCCGGACACCAtggttatcaaacaaacaaaAAGAGGTTTGTAACAATTTTATATGACAACTGGTGCATGTAATATGGATAAAAGTTGAGATATTTGCAGTGTTCAACTTTAGGGGAAATAAACTACAGTGGAGAACATTTTCTAAAATTTGATATTTCCCAAGTTATCATATCAAACACCCTAATTCATAGCTAGATTCGACAAGGTTGAAGCTTGCTCTTGAAGGATTAGTTTTACCTgcaatttattttcttatttgaatgcTTACTCATGCATAGAGACTGGTGATTTGGTcttctaattttcagtatattgCTTCTCATTATCCATTGAACATGATATTCCATAgttcttttttaattatttatgaggtACTCTAAATTGTAGTACTTGACTTTTATGCTGCTTATGAACCTGCATTAGGTGTGAACATCATTGCTGGCAGACAGCACTCTGCAGTTATTTTCTTGGTCATCTGTGATGTTTCTACTAGGCTTACACAAaatagtagggtaatttcattctatGTTCTACTAAATCCTATATGAAATCGTGTTGTAATTTCAGAATGGGTATTGCTCCTGAGAGATTAGTAACCACCAGTTTTATTTCATATGAATTTGTTGGAGCTTGCTCATTTCCTTTAGTTTGGCTATTCCCCTGGTAATCGTACAACATAAATTCGAAGTGATGAATCATAATTGTTTTCTTACATTAATTGCAGGACAGAACTCTGTCGTTTCAGTGGCGGCAAGATTTACCCCGGGAGGGGCATCAGATTTATTCGTTCAGATTCTCAGGTATTCTTTCAATAGATAACCTGCCATATTTCTAGTCGGTTATGATTAATTTGTTTGTATTCTTAGGAACAGGAGGAAATTCCAAGCTAGTTTCCATTATCACTTTATGATATTTTGACACTTTTAGGTGTTCCTATTCCTCAATTCAAAATGCAAAAGATACTTCCACAACAGGCTGAAGCCATCAAAACTTACTTGGACAGCTATGTATAGGAAGCAACACAAGAAGGTGAGTTTTCAGTAAACCTTCAGAGTTCAGACCAGAATGTAGAACTTACCCAAGCTCCCTTTTTTTGCCGTTTTACTTTTAAGTTCCCTCTAACTCTGAATGATGGTAATTTTGTTTTGTCTCATAATCTGGACTATTACTAGGGAATATGCCCTTTTCATAAGTTGCCTCTTGTTTTGCTTGAAAAACTTGCATTAGCTACTGAATTTTCCTAGGCTTTTTATGTTTTTGGATATTATGCTAATATAGTTATGCAACCTGTGTTTGGTTACATTAGGATATTGCACAAGAAGCTGTTAAGAAGAGGCGACGTGCCACCAAGAAGCCTTACTCTAGGTCCATTGTGGGTGCAACCTTGGAGGTTATCCAGAAGAAAAGAACTGAAAGGCCAGAAGTTCGAGATGCTGCCAGGGAGGCTGCTCTTCGGTTCGTTTATACTAATTCCTGATTTTGTTTATGTTGGTGCATGCCCACAGCGTGCATCTAGTTTGTGTAGCTTTTGGCAGTCTTATCTGATATCTTGTACCAGACTTAGTCAGGTATTAACATTTTCATCATGTGGTTAATACAGTTACTAGTCTGGGAAATTAATGGTGTCTATCGTTACAGATGTGCTGATACCACTAAAGCACCTTCTGTTCCATATGGGCCCAACATGAAGTAACCCATTTCTTCTCTTAAAGTTTAAGTCTGACACATTCCTGATTTTGTTTATCAGTGTGCATACCAATGCCTTGCATTTAGTTCGTGTGTTTTTTGGCAGTCTTATCTGATAATCCGATATCCAGACTTAGTCAGGTATTAACATTTTCATCCTGTGGTTAATACAGTTACTAGTCTGGGAAATTAATGGTGTCTATCGTTACAGATGTGCTGATACCAGTCAAGCACCTTCTGCTCCATATGGGCCCAACATGAAAGTGACACATTTCTTCTTGTGATAAAAAATTAGTGTTAAAAACACATAGAGCCTTAGGTTAAAGCGTATATGCGATACCTGGTATATCATCCTGGTGCAAGGGGAAAATGAATTATGGTGTTAATCATGGAAGTTTAAGCTGATGCATGTTTTTGGCGCTGATGGGAGTAAACTGATCTGTGTCTATGGCTTTTGTGCAGTGAAATTAAGGAAAGGATTAAGAAGACAAAGGATGAAAAGAAGGCTAAGAAAGCAGAGGTGATGGCCAAGTCCCAGAAAGCTGGAGGAAAGGGCAACCTCCCCAAAGGAGGTGCATCAAAAGGTCCTAAGCTTGGTGGCGGCGGAGGAAAACGCTAAGCTGCTGTTCCTTTTGTTTCCTTATTAGCAATTAGAGTGGCTTGTTTGAAGACACTGTAAACGACCATCATTTACAATAGTTACATCTGCAGACAAAAGTTACTCGTTGACGATTTTGCAGTTAGTTAAAAATGCAGCTATTAATTCCCCGTAGACTGCTGACCAGTTGTGTGGGTGCATTCTCTATTACGGCTGTGTTTTTCACTCTATGTTTTCGAAATGTCTTTGCTTCAAATGTGTGAAAACTCTTGCAATTTTTATATATTGCAGCTCTTATGTTCCTTGTCAAACAGATAACGGCCTTTTATATATTGCAGCTCTTATGTTCCTGGCCATTTAGCTAGTGTAGCCACAGCTGCTAAATTATTGTGGCGAACCAAACTTTGTTAAAGCAAGCTCTGATAGAATAATTACGCTCGAGCCTTGAGTTAAAGTGAGGTTGAGACGTTTAGTTGACTCTTCTACATTTGTTTTCATGCGTATGTGGAAGAATTACTTTCACAATTAGTAAATTGATACGCAAGAATCATCCGTTTTAATTTGAATATTTGATGATTGAATTCATCTGCAATTTAATTGTATAATTTACTAGTTCAAATTATAACCTAAATTTGATGTGGGTAAATAATTctcaaaacacaaaaatgaaTTTCTGGCCAACCCAAGtgacctttcaaatttcaatcacATTATCCCAATCCCTTTCATAAACGACACAACTGCAGTTGCTTCCCTTGTTTCTACATCTCAGCCGGTGGGAGTAGGCAATCATTACACTATATTTCAGAAAAAGAGAGATAAGACAAGTTTTTGGTATGGAAAACGGTGGCGTGTTTCTCAAAATTGATTTTGATTTGGATTAGAggtctttttctcttcttcttttgggaTGAGATTGTGCGAGCAGTATAAGATTGAGGAAAAGCTCCGCCGAGACCGAGATATAATGACTCAAGGTTCCTCACCTAAATTGAACACAAGACGAACAAAAGTCTTGTGCCTTTTAAATACTCAATTGACAGACAGAAAGAAATCGATAGTGTTTTTGCTCATGCTGGGATATAAAgttgaaatttcatgattttcaaCCCACTTCATTGACTATTAGGCTACATCTTTGGGTTTACAATGACTCTTCGGACTTTGCTTCCTTGATGACTCAAACTCCTTTTTTGAGTTCTCTCGCCAATGGAGCAAAATCTAGCATCAAAATAAGTATTATAGGAATTCGAAGTATATCATTGTTCAGGACCACAAATCTACATTATGAAGTAGGTGACAGCTTATATTTGCTTTCCTATCAGCATGAACAACTGTTTTGGTAGACTTTATGCTGAAGTTGTAGGATTGCTTAATAAAAGACAAAAATCGAACAGCCATGCCAGTACCTCAAGAGAATGTTCTGAAGGCGCCAAGCCAAAAAGTATAGATGGATCTTGTCTACATTTGTCTATTATATTGTTGGGACATAAACCCTCCACCAGAAACAAGAAAAACCAATCTTACAATCCTGCTTTAGATGTTTCTTCATGTATTTGACAAAACCCCTTAAAAGTCCCACGTAAATACATTATGCGACAGGAAGAGACTTGGTTGGGGGGAGAGGATAAGCTAGTATTAAGTCTAAATTGGAACAAGGATTAGCCAAGCAGATGTCCCAACTATAGAATGATAAGAAGAGAAGAAAACTATGGCCATCGCATGTAACAATCAGAGACAACTTTCCTGCAGTTGAGAGCACATTGACTTACCATTAAATGCAAGTGAATCCAGCAGATAGAAAAGGTTGTTAATGATCAAGATGTCATAATAACCAAAAATAACATAACAGAAAGACTATAGTAAACAATAATACAACATAAGCGTAGCAGTAAGAGAGAACGAAAGGAGGGTTCTACAAAGTTGAGAGCTTAAAGCGCTGAATTGTACCATATTTTTCTGTACATAAAATGACTAAATAGTTAGAACTTTTCTCTAATGGAAAATGAGCAAACTATATTTTCTTGATCTTCTGCAAAAAGTATTCTATGCAACAAAACTGGATCATAACAGTAACATTTACATGGAGAAAGAAGACACCTAAGGCAAAAAAAATTACAATGACATTCTCCACAACATAGATGTTGTAAGGCAGCAAACCCAACTAAATTTTCTGGGAGCGTTGGCAAGAAAACATGTCACTTACAGATACTTCAAACCCCTTTGCTCGTATGGACTTTCAGATCACTGGGGGTAATTGATACAGAATCTACACAAAGCCCACCTTTGGAATGTGTGCAGTCAATCTGTTTCATTGAAAATCTAACTTCAGTCACAGGATCTGACGAACTGACAACAAATTCACCCACCTTGTACTCAATCCAGCTCCCACGCTTGATATTCCCATTTGCATCGTCTTGCCCAATGTCATCTAGAAAGCACTCACTAACTGCATGTTGCCCATCAGAAGTAGACAGTTCAAACCGTACTGGCCCCAAATCCCATCCATGAGTATGCTCAAAGTTGCAAGCACGTCGGCCGAGTCTTTTGAAAATTTTCCCAAGGTGAACTCTAaatgttagtgtgtatatatcAGGAGGAAAAGGAAACTTCACCTTGCCGCTTAATTCAAACCACCATACCTGCTGGCAATATGCCACAACATGGAACCTGCAAGAAAAAGTGTCAAAGTTTGTGATATCCCTCATCACCAGCAATGGTCAGTTGTGCAAAAGTAAGGAGGAGGAAAAACTAGTACTTTCATGTATAATTCAATGGAGAAAAGGAGGAGACTTGGGCAGGTCCACCCCCTCGCGCgtgcgcgcacacacacacaaagGGAGAGATTGCATGAATGGTTAACCGAGAAAAAAGTTTGGAGTTCATGAACTATCACATATTGCAACGAAGAGAATAAAAAGGAATTAGCATGCAACAGCAGGTAGTACCACAATCTGGTACTAGTGGTTCGGTTTATACTTTCAAGAAAGTGAGTTCATTGTCGAAAGGTTGAGTCATAAGAAGGCAATTGTTGCCATTATCCAGTCAGCTAGTATGAATCAAAATTagcaaaaaaaataatatgtaaGTTAACTTCAGTTTTAAATTTTAaccagaaaaataatatttgacattttgatttgaaCAGGCAAATGCTccaataaaatcctaacacagctaAGTCAAAAAGTCATGTAGCTACGAAAACAGAAAAAACGTCCCAACTACCCTAGGTCCACAATTCGAtcttattttttcctttcttttccctATTATCTACAATTCTATCTCAGTTCTAACTACTTCAACCTATCAATTGATGAAGAAAATCCATGTAAATGCACTCAGCATCAAGGCTGCATGACTTCTTTAAAGAGGGAAAAAGGAAATACTTTACAAGACCAGTTCATTGCATGGGTCTGCTGTCTTCTTGTCTCTTCAGGGGAAAAAACGCTTTCAGATCCTTTAAGAACATTGCTTCAACAATTTCTCAAATGGATGAACAACTGGCGTTCTTATAACTTCATTTCATGTTCCAGTTCATTTAGGAATATACCATGGATATTGGATGCAAAGAAGACGCAAAGGGAAGTGTTAAAGCCTTGAGCATTCAAATCCATTACTGCTTCTAGCTACACCAGTAAGTAAATAAGATAACGAGTTAAAGCTGATCGTATATTTGCTAGAAAAGATTATTAAGGGATTGATTTGGTACTTTATACCACAGAGCAGGCCTGACAAGTTAAAGGCTTCAATTGCCACAGAAATGAGTTGCCAAACCACCAGGCACACTTCCAGACTATGAACATTAAATAAGACACTTCCATTAAAATCTTAATGTTCTTAATTTATCTGATTCTCAGTTATGGATTTTCAACACAATGACATattcaataaaataaatctaaataTGACAACATAACAGCCATTTCCCCATAGATGCAACTAATACACATCAGATACCTCGTTCTAACCAGAACTGGAAGAGGTATCATTAATTAAAATGGAAAATACTTTATCGCATTTGCCATGAGTTGTCCGAAAAAGATGCTAAATCAGTCAAATTTTGCTCTTCCAAGTACAACCTCATCTGGTAGAAAAAGATGTCGAAAGCAACCCACTAATAACTCTAATCAGACATAAAAGCTAAGGGTATTGTAAGTCAAGCGGTGTCAACACCATACACTGGGAAGTAAATCAGAAAATTTTCCACTTAAAAATCCGCTCCAGCACTCGGGTTTAGAGAGAAGGCTGAAAGTGAAGCTAAATAATGACTACTCCAATTGAGTTTGTTTTGTCCATTTTTGCCTCTTGGTGAATACATAGACCTCTTTCACATGTCCCCAAGAGAATGGCCTAGTGATTGAGGCAAGGGAGGAACAACTTGGAAATTTTAGGTCCGAATTCCTTCTACAACACTTGGTCTGCTCCAACCTTAGTAGGCATGGTTACATTGGCAGCCTATGCTTGTGCAGTGGTCAGTGGATTAGGACATTGGATTAGTCGAGGTCTGCATAAGCTGGCCAAATACCaccaatattttcaaaaatcaaataaaacattaaaaaaaaaaaacttaaacttATTTTAACATGTATTGCTCATAATACATGTTATGAGCAATACTAAGAAAGCGGAAGAGCATAGGACGTGTAAGGAGTGTTATAAGAAGGCAAGGAGAGAGACGAAGCTCGCGGTCACGGCGGCTAAGACTGCAACTTTTGAAAGATTATAAGAGGATCTTGGGGGGTAAAGGAGGGGATAGAAAGCTGTACAAGTTAGCCAAGATTAgggagaggaaggctcgggaccTGGATcgagtgaggtgcatcaaagacgaagATGGTAAGGTATTGGTGGAAGAAGCGTGTATCAGGCGTAGATGGCAGGAATACTTCCATAGACTCTTGAACGAGTAAGGGGATAGGAACATTGTGCTGGGTGAGTTGGAGAGCTCAGAGAGTTGGACAGATTTTCGGTTTTGTAGGCGTATTAAGTGTGAGGAAGTTGATGTGGCAATACAGAAGATGAGCAGGGGTAAGGCGACTGGGCCTgacgagattccggtggaattttggaaagaaGCAGGCAGGGTaggcttggagtggcttactAGCTTGTTTAACGTCATTTtcaggacgaagaagatgcccgaagattGGCGGTGGAGTTTGATGATTCCGTTGTACaaaaacaaaggtgatatccagaactgcaacaactataggggtatcaagttgctGAGTCACACTATGAAAGTTCGGGAGAGGGTGGTGAAGAGGAGAGTGCGGACAAGTGTATCTATCTCTGAGAACCAGTTCGGATTTATGCCGGGACGGTCAACTACATAAACCATTCACCTTGTAAGACGATTGGTGGAGCAGTATCGGGAGGGGAAAAAGGACTTGCacatggtgttcattgaccttGAGAAGGTTTATGACAAAGTCCCGAGAGAGgtgctatggagatgtttggaggttagCGGAGTCATGGTAgcgtacattagggtgattaaggacatgtacaaaggagctaagactcgggtgaggactgCGGAAGGAGATTCGGAACATTTCCCTATGGAGATGGAGTTGCATCAGGGATCGACCCTTAACCAGTTTTTGTTTGTCCTAGCGTTGGATGTGCTGACACGACACATACAAGGGAGTgtgtcatggtgtatgttatttgctgatgacatagtactgattgacgagacgcaCGGGGGTGTTAACGCTAGGTTGAAAGTTTGGAGACAAAcgctggagtctaaaggtttcaagttgagtaggtcgAAAattgaatacttggagtgcaagctCAGTGACgagagagatgaagaagaagtggaAGTGAAGATTGatactcaagtcattcccaaaagagatagtttcaagtatcttgggtctatAATCCAAGGCAACAGGGAGATTGACGAGAATGTTACTCACCGCATTGGAGTGGGGTGGATGAGATGGAGGCTAGCTTCGGGGGTTTTATGCGATAAGAATGTGCCGCCTAAACTTAAGGGCAAATTCTACAGGGTAAGACCGGCTATGTTGTATGGAACTGAGTGTTGACCCGTCAAGAAgtcccatgtccagaagatgaaagcaACTGAAATGAGTATGTTGGGATGAATATTCGGACATACCAGGAaagacaagattaggaatgaagttattagggacaagaTGGGGGTGGCATCTGCGGAAGACAAGTTGCGGGAATCGAGGCTGcgatggtttgggcatgtgaagaggagagacatAGATGCCCCGGTCAGGAGGTATGAAAGGTTGACCATGGCGGGCCTGAGGAAGGACAGAGATAGGtcaaagaagtattggggagaggtgataaGACAAGACATGTCATTGCTTCACCTAACCGAGGACATGACTCGCaataggaa from Nicotiana tabacum cultivar K326 chromosome 24, ASM71507v2, whole genome shotgun sequence includes:
- the LOC107804080 gene encoding large ribosomal subunit protein eL24-like, with translation MVLKTELCRFSGGKIYPGRGIRFIRSDSQVFLFLNSKCKRYFHNRLKPSKLTWTAMYRKQHKKDIAQEAVKKRRRATKKPYSRSIVGATLEVIQKKRTERPEVRDAAREAALREIKERIKKTKDEKKAKKAEVMAKSQKAGGKGNLPKGGASKGPKLGGGGGKR
- the LOC107804079 gene encoding F-box protein PP2-A15, with the protein product MGASLSNLTENGSADGRPGLGDIPESCVACVFMYLTPPEICNLARLNRAFRGAASSDAVWESKLPCNYHQLLDLLPQQNYEGLCKKDIFALLARSVPFDDGNKEVWLDRISGRICMSISSKAMSITGMEDRRHWNWFPTEESRFHVVAYCQQVWWFELSGKVKFPFPPDIYTLTFRVHLGKIFKRLGRRACNFEHTHGWDLGPVRFELSTSDGQHAVSECFLDDIGQDDANGNIKRGSWIEYKVGEFVVSSSDPVTEVRFSMKQIDCTHSKGGLCVDSVSITPSDLKVHTSKGV